One stretch of Meriones unguiculatus strain TT.TT164.6M chromosome 7, Bangor_MerUng_6.1, whole genome shotgun sequence DNA includes these proteins:
- the Macc1 gene encoding metastasis-associated in colon cancer protein 1 — MLTSERAYCWPRVSARSRSEGNLIDMEALKLSKSHNMTACQGLGLPHNWPDVSTVHGNSDAKATCLSWSKLSASNPFLDDITQLRNNQKRDNMSILKEDPFLFLRQIETRNSFDSSGDELEMDQVLRPSSSRKSGRSKSVSELLDTLDYMSYTHQSMNSSDQILMQDLEWLQSDREAYKMAWLSQRQLARSCLELNTINQSPGWAQTQIAENFAVYKLNHQGGSVQFPDSDITIHVPQGHVAVGEFQEISLRVFMDPPPKLNHDLSCTVSPLLEIRLNNLNTMEAILLEMKIGAEVKTDPLSQVMTEMVCLYSLDREGPFRAVNNCYFYKDTIQAKLLDLSRIMYIVIAAQAKTIQPPAATIWDYIHKTTSIGIYGPKYIHPSFTAVFTVCGHNYVPGKFTVSDIKKDGKSTSPVVFHLWGKHSFLLDKPQDLIISTFSCDPDFEVKVEGEKKVISQRQLETGVVVHQHVFFSSVERRKMDLFVFRVQVEHTSGKPVTQFFVTSPDPAPNLKRFSHLPGYFQKERKGQRISLLSTVLVQYPTFHDKKLDFTNYGVTLKTVLRQSKIDYLLDYLKGDTIALLGESTVRAIGQSKVKEWYVGVLRGKIGLVHCKNVKVISKEQVMSMSDGIFTTKNLLEQIALPFKNLTYIYSVVLTLVSEKVHDWKVLANVLGYSHLVQENFDRIQADKEAERVSYIVKKLKEDCHEDRNTRKFLYELIVALLKMDCQGLVASLIQEAVILTSAVKLGRSWRELAEKSAGLTKHQIQAYEIPHRGKSGAVSAEAMWKPAYDFLYAWSAHYGNSCRDVLQDLQSALDRMKNPVTKRWRDLTGTLILVNSLEVLRVTAFTSSQEI; from the exons ATGCTAACCAGTGAAAGAGCCTATTGTTGGCCAAGAGTAAGTGCTCGAAGTAGATCTGAAGGAAATTTGATAGATATGGAAGCCTTAAAACTCTCAAAAAGTCACAATATGACAG cATGCCAAGGACTAGGCTTGCCTCACAACTGGCCAGATGTTTCTACTGTCCATGGTAATAGTGATGCCAAAGCTACATGTCTGTCCTGGAGTAAGCTGTCTGCCTCGAACCCGTTTCTGGATGACATCACACAGCTAAGAAATAACCAAAAGAGGGATAATATGTCTATCTTGAAGGaagatccttttctttttttaagacaaatagaaacAAGAAATTCCTTTGATTCCTCTGGTGATGAACTTGAAATGGATCAGGTGCTGAGGCCATCTTCCTCAAGGAAGTCAGGAAGGTCTAAGAGTGTTTCAGAACTCCTGGATACCTTAGATTATATGTCATACACTCATCAAAGTATGAATAGCTCTGACCAGATCCTAATGCAAGACTTAGAATGGCTTCAAAGTGACCGAGAAGCTTATAAAATGGCTTGGCTAAGTCAACGTCAGCTGGCCCGCTCTTGCCTGGAACTGAATACAATTAATCAGAGTCCTGGGTGGGCTCAAACACAAATTGCAGAAAACTTTGCAGTTTATAAATTAAATCATCAAGGAGGGTCAGTCCAGTTTCCTGACTCAGATATCACTATTCATGTACCCCAAGGACACGTAGCTGTAGGAGAATTCCAGGAGATATCTCTGAGAGTGTTTATGGATCCTCCACCAAAGCTGAACCATGATCTCTCCTGTACTGTAAGCCCCTTGTTGGAAATCAGGTTAAACAACCTGAATACCATGGAAGCTATTTTATTGGAGATGAAAATTGGGGCAGAAGTCAAAACAGATCCCCTGAGCCAAGTCATGACAGAAATGGTATGTTTATACAGCCTGGACAGAGAAGGCCCTTTCCGAGCAGTAAATAACTGCTATTTCTACAAAGACACTATCCAAGCAAAGCTTCTTGACCTGAGCCGGATAATGTACATAGTCATAGCTGCACAAGCTAAGACCATTCAGCCACCAGCTGCTACTATTTGGGATTATATTCACAAAACCACCTCCATTGGAATTTATGGACCCAAATATATCCATCCAAGTTTTACTGCTGTTTTCACAGTTTGTGGACACAACTATGTGCCAGGAAAGTTTACAGTCTCTGACATTAAGAAGGATGGAAAAAGTACATCTCCAGTCGTATTTCACCTCTGGGGGAAGCATTCATTTTTACTTGACAAGCCACAAGATTTAATTATTTCAACTTTTTCCTGTGATCCTGATTTTGAAGTAAAggtagagggagaaaagaaagtaatTTCACAAAGGCAATTGGAAACAGGTGTGGTAGTTCATCAACAcgttttcttttcttcagttgaACGCAGAAAGATGGACTTGTTTGTTTTCCGGGTTCAAGTGGAGCACACCAGTGGAAAACCAGTCACACAGTTCTTTGTCACTTCACCTGATCCAGCCCCAAATTTAAAAAGGTTTTCACATCTGCCAGGCTATTtccagaaggagagaaaaggacagagaaTATCTTTATTATCGACAGTGCTTGTTCAGTACCCCACTTTCCATGATAAAAAATTGGACTTTACCAATTATGGGGTCACACTGAAGACAGTACTGAGGCAAAGTAAGATTGACTATTTACTTGACTATTTGAAAGGGGACACAATTGCCCTTCTTGGAGAAAGTACAGTAAGAGCTATTGGACAGTCCAAAGTGAAAGAATGGTATGTAGGAGTTCTCCGAGGTAAAATCGGACTTGTGCATTGCAAAAATGTCAAGGTGATTTCCAAAGAACAAGTGATGTCTATGTCTGATGGCATTTTTACAACTAAGAATCTTCTGGAACAAATTGCTTTGCCATTTAAAAATCTGACTTATATATACTCTGTTGTATTGACCCTGGTGTCAGAAAAAGTTCATGACTGGAAAGTTTTAGCTAATGTCCTGGGCTACTCACATCTGGTACAGGAAAATTTTGATAGAATTCAAGCAGACAAGGAAGCAGAAAGGGTTTCTTACATTGTTAAGAAGTTAAAAGAAGATTGCCATGAAGACAGAAATACAAGGAAATTTCTTTATGAACTGATTGTG GCTCTGCTAAAGATGGATTGCCAAGGGCTAGTGGCAAGTCTTATCCAAGAGGCTGTTATTTTGACTTCAGCGGTCAAGCTTGGAAGAAGCTGGAGGGAACTTGCTGAGAAGTCTGCAGGACTCACTAAGCATCAGATACAGGCATATGAGATCCCTCACCGGGGAAAATCTGGAGCTGTGTCAGCCGAG